The genomic segment CGAGACAGAGTCCGCTCCTCATCTTTGACAATCATGCAAAGGCTAAGGGTCATCGCAAATCTGAAACAACGTCAACAGACCGACGGCTTTATCTTGGCACAAGAATTGCGCGTTAGAGTCTTGATGTCCATGATCGCTAAGACATCAAGAGTAAATACTGTACGCTTCAACCAGTTGAATGGAGAAGCTTAGATGGAATTCTCTTCGTAGGTTTCAGAACCTATAAATAAGCAGCAGGCAATCGCAACAATACCTAGCAGGAAAAAGAAAAACTCTTCCGATTTACCCCAATTCACCACAAGATTCTCTCTGTAAAATGTCAAAGTCTTACCGTTCAAGACGCCAATATCGGTTGATTGATCGTGAGAACCAGCACTTTTAGTCTTCCCCGATACACAGGAAAAAAGACAATCTGTTTCGGGCTGTTTATTCAGCGGGTGAGGAATACGGCATGATGGATTCAGGCGCTTGAGAAATTTGTACACAATAAGGCAACTGAGCGGTAATGACTTCAATTCGGATTGGCAACGGCTACGACATCCATCAGCTTGGACCGGACCGACCGCTGATTTTAGGCGGGGTTCAAATTGACCATGAGCTAGGACTGATCGGCCACAGCGACGCCGATGTTTTAACCCACGCGATCATGGATGCTCTTTTAGGTGCCCTCAGCCTCGGCGACATTGGTCACTATTTCCCGCCCACCGACCCGCAATGGAAGGGGGCCGATAGTCTGAAGCTGCTGGCCCAGGTCAATCAGCTCATTCAAGAAAAAGGCTGGCAGGTGGGCAATATTGATTCAGTAATTGTGGCCGAGCAACCGAAGATGAAGCCTCATATTAGTGAGATGCGCGATCGCCTTTCTACAACCCTCAAGGTGCAGCCCGACCAGGTGGGCATCAAGGCCACCACCAACGAAAGGCTGGGGCCGACCGGGCGCGAAGAAGGGATTGTCGCCTACACCGTTGCTCTGTTAGTCCCCCTGACTTGATAGGGCGTACCTTAAATCTTGGTGGTCTATGTCTGCAATTCCAATCTTCAGGCAACGTGTAAATCATGACTTCTTCGCAATCAAAACCGTGGCCCTTTTCTCAGCAAGACGGCTACCGCATCTATCAGTCGGGTCACCACAAATCTGGTACTTTCCAGCGCATCTATGTGCCTGAGACTGCAACTCAGCCAGAGGCAAAATTGCGGCCCATACTCTACCTACACGGCTTCGCTCTATGTATGCCCTCCTTCTACGAGACACACTTGATTGAACTCGTCAAAGAGGGTTATATCGTCTTCTTCCCAGACTTTCAGCGCAGTGACTATCCCGACACGCTTCCGACAGATTTATTGGTAACACGCGCAGAAGATATCCAGCACTTTCG from the Acaryochloris thomasi RCC1774 genome contains:
- the ispF gene encoding 2-C-methyl-D-erythritol 2,4-cyclodiphosphate synthase gives rise to the protein MTSIRIGNGYDIHQLGPDRPLILGGVQIDHELGLIGHSDADVLTHAIMDALLGALSLGDIGHYFPPTDPQWKGADSLKLLAQVNQLIQEKGWQVGNIDSVIVAEQPKMKPHISEMRDRLSTTLKVQPDQVGIKATTNERLGPTGREEGIVAYTVALLVPLT